In the Thunnus albacares chromosome 10, fThuAlb1.1, whole genome shotgun sequence genome, CTGGACACTTACAGCTGGGAGGAAGACGCGGGGCTGCTGGCCAGTGAATCTGCTGTGTAGCGTTGGGAGGCAGGTCCGTAGCCGTCTTCACTCTCACTGGCTGCCCGTTCCACCTCCGACAAATAGGGACCCTCCCCCTCGCCACACTCCTTCAGTTCCATCCCTTCTTCAGGGTCGCCCTCGctccccgcctcctcctccttcacctcctggaTTCAAGAAGACACGCAAATAGAGTTAAATCCCTGCATTTCACAAACCGTGCTGTGTATGCGTGTAAGTACACGTAAGTGTGTAACCTTGGACTCTTTCCCAGACACAGAGCTGTCCTCAGAGTCtgtgggacaaaaaaaaaatgagaagagGATTAGACAACAAAcatatgagcatgatttgtgtgtgtgtatgtgtgtgtttccgcCACCCACCTAGACAAGGCGGGTTGGGCTCAGGCTGACTCCACTCCTCTCCTTCACTCTTCACCGTTGCTTCGGTGGCTTCCTTCCCCGCTGCCCCCTCTTCTGTGACTTCGCTTCCTGTCGCACCGTCGTCAGAGGCGACAGAAGAAGTGACATCACTTCCCGTCACCTCAGGTCCCTCACAGTTTCCCTTGAGCTGTTCTTCTCTCTTTGTATCTGGTTGATTCTGGGTCTCCAGACCAGCAGCGGTCGGGGCGGCCATTGCAGCCACATCCTGAGGCTCCTGTGTGGGGTCAGAGTCTTGGACTGTGGGTGTGGGGTCTGAAGCCTTCAGCTCCTGTGTCTCCCAGGGGCCTGGGAGGGTGTGTCCTTCTGAGACGGCCTCTTCGCACAGAGAGAGGGCTGCTTCCACCGCCGCCGCATCCAAAGCCTCCACAGAGTCATCCACCTGtggagaaggaggggaggacagtgagggagaaagacaagcagagagaaaaagcaggGAGAAAAAAGATGTAAGAAGTTGCTGaaaacttcacacacacacacacacacacacacacacacacacacacacacacacacacacacacccaacatGCTGGCAAGAGTTCTCTTTTGCTTTGTAATTGCAGTGGTTTTGTTCATTTGTCTTTACATGTCAATTTCCGTTTTTGTGAAGAACTGTCTTAGAACTGTGTTTCAAAGTCATAAACAAGCTTTTAAGTTATGTTTTTAAACCAGGCTTGACTTGATCGCATTAGCTATGGGTTGGCTTTATGAAAGTTTAATCCTGGTTCTGTTTGTTCAAGATGATTAAAGACACAaccttcttttatttttctgcactGAGAATTGGTCACAAGAGGTCAAACATTTCAATGTTTTGGTTACCTTAAAAATTGAttgagcaagaaaaaaaaaaccacacacacattccaaaAGTCACCAAACAAGTGATTcaacatgaaacaaatgagTGTTGCTGTAATAAACAGCAGCATTTTGTCTCTTTGGTATTCAGTTTAAGAATACAATTTTCAAAGTTTGGAGATTAAAGGAGTTTGTCTAATTTTTTGATGTATGTGGAGGATTAAGACATTACTCTTCctcatacataaaacattttccatCAGTTACTGTCTATAATCTGTTCATATGAATCTTGTTACACTGTCCTCACAAACTAGCATCACAGGAGCAAAGTAGTCCTCTAGAAATATAAATACTCTCTACACTGTCTACCTGGTCTGGACTGATGCAAAATGACGTGGAccctttcacacacagacacagtatGTACCTTCTCCTCTATGATGGCAATGATATCTCCCACTGTCTCCAGGTCCAGTTCGTCTCCCATGTAAGATACAGCAACAAGGTCCTCTTCTACTAATCCCGTCTCCTCACCGAGCTCTGCCTTCACTTCAGCTTCCCCCTCTGCAGGACACACATGGAAGAATAAATAAGAACACAAGCACAAATAAAACCTCACTGCAATCTAAAATTATGAGTAATTATTGGGTCTGAACCAAGAATCATCATCTTCTGTGTGCCACAAAACAGCAACCCTAAAACAAGACCTAACACCCGGTTACATAGATGGAAACATTCAGTGACACAAAATTAAACGTCCAGCCATAACACCACTCTAcaatttgtttgcttttgttgctTAATTATTTTAGGGggctctttttctttattcaaagATAGACAGTAGAAAAGTAACATGAAATAAAGGGCTTAACAAAAGGCAGAGCATGATTTACCTTCATCCTTCCAGTCAGGTAAGGCACTATTCATTTACATGTAGTATCAAGCAGCCTGCCAAACTGTTATGACAAGTACACAGTATTTACCTGTGATGACCTCATGACCAGGTGGTAGAGGAGTGGCAGCAGTGGCTGTCTGTACTCCGTTGGTAAGGCTTCCAGTAGAGTCTCCATCCGCAACCTGACATCAACAGATACATGTTTTCATCCAGCACTGCTGTTATCCAACAAAGTCTGCAAGAAATCTGCCTCATCATGACTGATGACCAACTATTTCCATACAGTAAGTGTGAGGTAGCTACAACTGAATTTTGCATATTGCTTCATGTGATTTAACGTCATCTTGAACTATTCTTTCTTGTAATATTTGATGTTTAAACGCAAGCTGAGCTGGCTCTCACCAGGCGGGGGCTGGCTGAGATGAGGTTGCCTTTTTTCAGCAGTTctgacaggagaggagagggtggCGGTGTGGCCTTCTGGGTCAGGAGCCTCTTCTGTGGTGAGTCATCTACTAGTGCGGCCAGGCCTCCATCTTTGGGCCCTGGGCCTGGAGCCTCTGTCGCTGGTAGAAACACTCCGACCCCCTGGGCCTGGCAAAGGCAGCAAGTAATCAGTGTTTGGCATACTGAGCTGCAATAGCTGAAATATTTCCTGCTAATCTCAAActcaaacataaaacagctACACTAAGGACATTTCATTTGACCAAAGATCATGATGTtgaattaaaaaacatatgAGGGCCCCAAAATCCACCATAGTGTATATGAGGATGTTCTTACAACAGGGTGGATGCTGTTGTCATCAGAGGCGACACCTCCTGTATCCATGGGCGGTGTGGAGACCGAGGAGTCGGTCTGAGAATCCATTGTGGGGGGACTGGCACCCAGAGGAGAACGTACAGTTACACTGGGCAGACGCTTAGGTGTGTTTTTGACTGCCTGACGAGCTGtgacaaggagagagagacagagagggtgCGAGAGAATGAATTGATCTGTTTGTTATAGGGAAGATTATTTCAAAGAAATCAGAAAAGAAGGAGGCAACACAAAACCCTTAAGCATCATGTGATACAATGGTCATCCCAACATCAGAGAAACAACCCCTTGTCCTAgagagtatttaaaaaaaacaactaaaatattCTAATGTGTTATCAAAGGAATATTTTGATGCACTGTCACAATCTCTATCACAGCACACCAGGCCCTGTATGGAGAatgacaacagcaacaacatacACAGCAGCTACATCTATTACAGAGATAAGGATGTGATGTTTCCAATAAATCCCCACATGGTACAATGATGTTCAGATTTCCTGAAGAAATCTCAGCAGAAACCAACCAAACCTACCCTGATATGCAGTTTCTGTGGCTTTCCTCTTCTGCTCTGCTTCCTCTTCatcctgtttcttctttctagATTTGGGGAAACAAACACTTTAATGATTTTTGAGGAGATGGTAGCGGATGTAAAAGGAGAGACATGAGACTGTGGCTGAAAGGCTACAAGAACCAACTGGGAAAACCCTCTGCTGTGCTTTAATAACTACTGTTGAAGTGATGAGGAGCCAAAATGTTGGACAAATGGACACTTTGACCAGTTGGTGTTATTTTAAATTACCATTTAAAGTTATTAAGATTAATCCTCTGGGagccatgaatatctgtaccaaactACATGtgaatccatccaatagatgttGAAGTATTTCACTTTCTGGACagattgtgtgttttgaatCTGAAAACCACCGCTTGAAAATATGTTGTAAGTCATATTAACTATATAGCGACAAAATAATCTAAAGTATTTGCACCAAACAGAAGAACTAACAGATAAGAGTCTTACACAGTGATCTCTGCCCACAGCTCCTTCAGCTGGGAGTCCATGTGACCCGTCTGTATCAGATCCACCTCTTTCTTCAACTTCCTGTCAGAATAGAGAGCACACAGGGGTTTAAAGGTCATATCTCACAGGCCTTGCAAGTGTTTCTTTCAAGCGCATAGGTACCTGTACTGCTCTTGTGTGTCTCGCAGTAGTTTTTTCAGCTCCTCTATCCTCTCAGTGGTCAGCCTGCGTACAATGACATCTTCGATAGTCTCGACTACCTCACCCTTCTCGCCACGCTTACGCCTGGAACACAGGAGAGCACAAACACTTTAAGTCAACTCTCAAAATGTTTTAtccatggtaaaaaaaaacctcaaaagcaacaacacatttttatgattatgcatctatgtgtgtctgtgtattggGGTACTGACTTTGGTGCTTCTGTGGCTTCCAGCAGCTCAGAGTATTGAGAGGCACAGTgctgagaaacagagagaaaatgtgttatCCTCAGGCAAATGTTTGTCACAATATAATTACTGTTATATGCTCAAAAGAACTATTGTGAGACACATTTTGAACATGTTGTGTTGCATGATATCTCTGTCACCTTCTGTGAGAACCAGTCGGGCGGACGACCCGGCTCCGAAAAAGGCTTGATGGCTCGACTTACTGACACCCTGGAAGACAAAGAAATTCCTCAGAATagaatcagaaaaaaatcacttgttGAGAAAATCTGAGAATAAATGCATGCAGGTATTGAACTAACTCATTCAAACTAGAAATACATATGTATTTAGAAATATACATGAAGACAGACTAAGCAATCGAggtattgtaaaaaaaaaaaaaaagaattaaaaaaaatcacgaCTGTATAAGCTCTGGCAGAgtaaatcaaaaacacaaaattctgGGCAGCTCTGTCACATCTGATGTCAAAGGGGAACCACAATGACACATTTGTGTCTGTAAATTTGtatttcaattcattttcaatATGGTTCAGCTCATACAAGTACTTGAGCTTCTCTTAGAAACTGCATATTGATTATCAATGTCATGGGACTGAGCTGAATAAACTCCTATCAGTCATTTTTTAGACATGACAGCTTGCCCAAGTCTGACCTCTGCTGGTCAAAATTTAGGTTAATAACTGCTGCACTGAACAGAACATGGGCTGAAGAATGAACATGACCACATAATGATTACTGTTGAAGAGTAAAACTTggtaattttattaattttttttagacagTATCTTTCAATACtctaattttaaaaattgaaatttttaaaattcattctccatacattttcttttttgtttactgGTGCTTTAGTGGTTCAAATATCAGCACACGATACTGGTTATCAGCAGCTTAATGACATTATAGATGATGACACATCTGTATTCATCAGTTCAGGTGAGTTTTATCATTTCTGGACAATACAATCGTTCTGTTTAGTCTAGAACAGGTTTTGGAAGCAATGCTGGCAAACACTGAAATCTTGAAGAAAACCGTTTATATCCCAGTGTGAGCTATCTTGTGGTTGTACACCTTGTGTTCAAAGAATaacaaagacataaatataCTGGTGAATGATGGGATGCCTGTAGAACAGTTTTTACGTACAGCTAAACACAAAACTCTTACAGTTTATGTCTCCTCCTAACTGTACCTCCATgacaatatttaaatatgttagACAGAACTCTCTATATTTCTTTAAATCTCTGTGGCTACGCCCTTTACGACTGACAAACAGCTGAGTGTATTATGGAGAGGGTTTTCTGTTTACCAGTTCTGGTCGCCACTCCTCATAACCGAGGAGGCCAGGCACAGTTTCTCCCTGACCGACCAGGGCTCCGTTGGCCCCACATTCAGTATCTTGtgttctgtgaaaaaaaaacacaaatatcagaaacatctttattggccaagtatgtttacacatacaggGGATTTGACTTCcgtttagtggctctcaatgtacttacacagaataacaacaatcttcagaaatatacacaaggaattATATACCCGTGAAACTGTTTTTGTGGAAtataaacaggatacaaatagtgcaattttaaatggtgaaaaaaagacgttactttatatacatatagtatgtagtgaaatgtattgcacattttgtatttaaattaattaaactaaaataagTATGTATAATTTGTAGGTGCAATGGGTATTATAGTACAGGGTTATTGCACAGAACCTGAGTCAACTACATATACAGAGAAATTATAACATGTCCAGGTATTCTTAGTTAGATTCAATCTTTCATTTCAGCgtacaaacactgagaaatCAAAATCAACACATGATCATATATAAACCTCACTCCCAGAACACACTAAgtgcattttcagtgtttgttttgctaaaacacaaataaacccCTGCGGTGCATTTTTGTTTGAGCGCTTCTACCGCTGATCATAAAACAATATACACGACATATATATAAGTTACACAGTgtacaaaacaaataacagtATCTAATAAACAAATGTTTCTGTAGTTACTTTTTGACTACAACTGAATCTCAGCTCGTATTGTCTGTTGTTTTGATCGATTTGTTTACACACATGAATATGACGGTCCAATGCCCATACAACCCAAATAAactatacagtctgtggtttattaaaacaaaaaacaacattaaaacgacctgcagcagcaccGGCTGTTcactataaaacattttattatttatcaaagTTAGCTCGCTATTGTTAGCTTGTATCGTGTTTATAGGATGCTTTTAAGATTCATTATAGCAATgcactttttattcatttaagttTTGGGGCTCGCAAACAGTTTGAAAAGCATTAACAACTAATGAAAGTAGTTATAAGCTACGTTTCTGCACATAATAACATACAGTTTGCTAATATTTAATTAACGTTAGTAGCGTTAGCTGGGGGAACACATTCATGAGACACACACAGCTACTCGGCGTAACGTTTTATCAACAAACTACGTTACTCTGCCCAACTTAAATACATGAATTACAATGTTTagagtgtgtttgctgtttgttcaTAATCGAAAATCACAAGAAACCCGATAAAGGGTTAGAAAACATTACTCACTGCCTATCCCGCTCGCCATTTCCTTTGTGACACGGCCGCGAGCCCAACTTCCGCCGGACTGGTTTTAGTTGCACACACGTTAagatgaactgaactgaacgcaaaaggaaagaaaaaagatttaaaaatgaatgaagctCGTACACCGATGTTTGACAGAGCCGCAGTAAAGAGAGTTGAATGATAGgtccaaaatataaataaaacaacagtcagatgcccatatgaacactaaAGGAGGTTgtcctcgctgtaatcattcctccagttcatacaggttaaaagatccccttcaaatgtgctttattgTGAGTGATAGAGGCCAAAATCTAGTGTGTCCACACggtcattttctgcaaaaatgcatttaaacatttaagtgTGGCTTATTCGAGGCTTCAgcgtctgagttagtcatatcaagtggatatctgccacatttacagtctttttaacatcaaattccctctttgtgtttcctcgggtagtgttgagctgcagtggaagtatagtaacaaaaagagggactttggcactaaaaagactgtaatgttgaaagatattgattgatattgatattgacatttgcacagaagaaggcttgtggattttgtccaccatcacttacattgtaagtgcattacgaagggatcttctaatggaaactgtttaaatgtttttttgggcacctgactgttgttttaagaaagacttgacaaactgtgaacctgtcatTTGAACTGAATAAAGGCTCGGTGCGGTTTCCATTTTCATGCCCAGTCAGCCACTAAAGCCTATAGTGTGATATGACATTTGATCCTCCTTCATTTTTTGATCGCATGAATCCTTTTATAAACGTCTCAACCAAGTGTTACAAGCAGGTGCTTATTGGGTCTTGCCAGAGAGCAATGACCAAAGTGAAAATGTGAGTTGGTGTTGTGAGCATGGCTGTAGACAGGATTTTAGAAAGTCCAGTTGGACTTAAGTCCCCCAACAAAACACCACCTGATCAGGACATTTTTGACTAGACACCAAAAAAGTTGATTTTCTgatataattaaattaaattattataattacattttctcccacattctttatttctttaattgtgtgtttttctgtaatttgcATCTCTCTATGTGATTGtctaaatgttgtttcaaaGTCCTCTCTACATTGTCAGTAAGATGGTGGAAAAATACAAAGTCCTTAAAGTTAAtgtaaatttatttttgtttgttgatcTATCTCAGATTTAGAGATAATGAGAGTAAtaaatatcagaatcagctttttaaaaagccaCCATTGTAGAATATAAACTCCTTTCATCTTTAAAACCCCCAGATAGAAACAGTATTGAGGACATACGTCTGTGTCATCAAAGGTATGTAAGGCCCTTGTTATGCAGTCACAAATAGAGCTGACTGTATGCTTTAACAAGAGTAAGAGTCACAGGTTCAAAACATCCTGTAACCAGCTGTTGTTGCAGGCTCAGTTACATTAACATCtaaatgtctgtatgtgtgtgctggaATCTGCTGGATGATCACTGACTACAGATGTTCTTCTGAAAATCCTTAAGCTGAACTGCACTGAACTGCATTTAGTGTCTTCATCTTCTCACACACTTCTCATGTCAGgcaaaaaagtaagaaaattgTTCATGTGTTACTACTTTAGTTACTGTAAGGTAGAGGCAGCCAGTGCCTGGAGAGCTTATTGGATATATTCTGCTAACTGAAATGATTGGTAACAGACTAAAACACTGAAGTTCTGTTAGTGCCAATCAGGACAAATCTGATTACCTTAATTTAGgattaatgttattttctaactgtaagttattttttaatgacacacaaaactaatgAATGTCTTGAATTGGGGGAAAGACAATAtggcaaagagagagacattGGTAACTATGGTCAGCCTCACTGATGAGTGTGGTCAGAAGTTCGCTCTATTgtacctgtaaccacacccaccagtgatgtcacagtgtactgacacacccttAGTACtcttctacatcactgcagcaagtgAAAtgttaaaccactggaggtcagcaaagacacatttttcagctgtttttttttttttgagggggagAGTGTGGTGAAATAAGTTGTTTGCTGACTACTTAACAGTAAAGGGGCTCAAAATGCCCTCAAGTACTGAAACATTTCTTCTTGCACTGCTTTGTGGCTTACCCAAAATGTGATCACCTAGATAATGTTGTGACCCTTTCTTGTCCTAAATCATGAAGTATATGCCACTGAACAATGATTTGTAATTGTCTAATGGGTTTTTCATTGGAACTCTGTATGTCACATTCACTAGCTAGAGTAGATGGATGTCTGTCATACAAGTTTAGCTCTTAGAAGTAATTTTACTGGTTCCCAGTAACTGAAAACAAGAAATCTGTCTATTCTGTACCTGGTATGCAATTCATTGTCTGTGAACTTACAATGTTTCAAATACAATACAACGTTTTAGGGTGTGGTGTTTCCCAAATCAAAGTGTCATTTGTTATTTGACAAACCTAAAATGTAAAACCATCTTTCACCAACTTTATTTAAACACGGTGATATTTACCTCAAGTGATGTCAATCCAATATCTGTTGAATACTTTCCACTGTATCCTGAAACTCTGTCGACTTTtaagtaataaaatacaaaagctGAGTACCAACATTGGACAAATAAAGTGTAACCAGTGTATTAGAGAGTTGATAAAAAGAAGACATTCACAACCATCTAAATATTGGCAGTCTTTATTTCAACAAGACTAAGAAATGTTGTTTAATATACATTTTCTCTTACAATTTAACATCTATCTCATCTTGTTTTTCCATAACATTTAGGAGATACTCTGACAAGTAAAAATCTGGTGTACTGTTATGGCCTCTTTTAGAGACATCTAAAACGGCTGctctttatttacacatttttttattcttttcagtcagtcactcactctctcctcaGAAAGTGAGTTCTTTCTGTTCTTGTGGGCCAAAGGCAGATGGAAAGGTTTCAACACCCGTCCAACTCAACTTCAAAGTCACTAGACTGAAGTTGCTCTGTGGATCATTTGATCCACAGCAACATCCAGCAGCCGGACAACTCCCGCCAACCGGAAAATGTTGCTGCCCTGGCCCGCAAGCACAGACATTTACCATCATCGCCCCAAAACATTTCCTCTGACTCTCAAAAAGTTGCGTTTCTTCACACTCAACACAACTTTTCCACATGACAAGAACACATGCACAAGCCCTTGTAGAAATGTTGGTGGTACACAAAAAGCAGGAGAATTGAACCGGTCACATGCAGAAGTAACGCCAAATCGAGCTGCTGAAGCTCAGCTTCACTTTAAATTAAGGCTTCAGTATTTTAGGTGGGTTGCATAGATGTTCCTTCAAAGTCAGATACTTAACAAAGATGTCCTCATTGATTCGTTCCAAGTCTTTACAACTGAACTGATCATTAGgaacatcactttttttttttttgaagaaaatttAATGTAAGCTTACAATCAACTTGTCAATTTCAAAGCCAAACAAGAGGCTAAAAAGTTGTGTCCAGTATTTATCATCTGTCCTGACTGCGGCTGGTTGTTTCAGATTTGCAAGCAAAGGTCTAACATGcaaatccattttttaaatttaacaaaatgcatatttaaagCCCCCAAATCTGATACCAATTAAATCAAATACTCTGTgacattaataatatttttcacCTACATTACGCATATCAAAACGTTCTGAATACTGTATTTTTGGATCATCTATGTCAGTTCTAGGAGAATGTTTGCAATGACAATAAGACACATACATAAGTTACTGTACAAAGGCTACATGAGGCAGCATATTTTTAGAGATGAAATGGCCAGGTAATGCAACTCACAGACCTGATTATCAAATTAACAGAAAATCTTATGTTGTGCTTGTCAGCTGGTAACAACGTGCTCAAAACCCAACAAGGAATCTGAGCAGATAACAGATATAAACCATTAACACCTACATTCTTTTTTACCTTAAGAAGTTGCTAATAATGTACcgaggttttaaaaaaaaaaaaaaaaaaaaaaaaaaaagatcagatcaGGCACCATACATTGCATTCATTTTGGTAGCTCTTGTAACAACACTTCAACATTCAAGTTGAAATGATGTGAATGTGAGGATGAGGATAGGTAGATCAAATGGTTCAGGATGAGTCCATTTATACTGACACAGGCCATTTAAGAGGTACAAGTGTGTATTGTGGGACAGGGGAtgtgggcaaaaaaaaaaaaaaaaaaaaaaaaaaaaaaaaagagccccCCAAAACTGTGCACACTGACCAAAAGTGCCCCTATTATCTGTGCACGTTGTCCTCTTCCACCACCTAAAACTAGCAGTAAAATCCACTGTAGTACCTAATATATATCTTCATACCAAAAATAgctaaaaataacaacacctCTTCAACATAAAACCCTGtattaaaataatcttttcTTGATTTCATTTGATCAAAGCACTGTCTTTTGTTCCTCTTCTCTAGTTTAATGTGAAACGCTCTGAACGTACATGTCGCCaccttttcttttcaaatgtaaGACTGTACAGAGTCAGATCCTCTGTGCTGAACTGAGCTTacagtacaaaaacaaacaaacaaaaaaaaaaacaaaaacaaaaacaaaaacagggcATTCGGGACTTGTCAGCTTTGCCTTCTTCAGGGGTAACGCCAGGGGAGTCCCTCTCCTTCCAAGGCGTGATTACCTTTCACCAGGATGCCAGCCACGCATCTCAACTCTATCAGACACTTTCAACTCATCACTAGATTGCATTGACAATGAGAGCATGCATGAGGTATGACCATACTATTGAACTGTTtagctgaaacaattaaattacaaattaatGAAACAATTAAAAGTTAGGTTGTGATAATGCTCATAGCAGACATACACTATGCATGTTTGGGCTCGCAGAGAGCCCCAAAAGCTCTTCTAAAGAATGATTCCATCTCCAGCTCAAACACAAATACCTGTGCTGTAACTTCTCACTGTACTTCTGAGAGATGAGCTGCGTTCTGCAGCCCTGAGAGGACTTTCAACATCTCTCcaaagcaaacagacaaaagctCACACTGTTCATTCGCTGAGATCAACAAGTCTATACTACTGTAGCTAGCTTCATCATTTCTGACTGGCTGATGTATGCAAatgtataaaaaacatttacactttGCACATTCATAATTGCTATgaattaacattaataacaatCACTGATTTACTTGCTATATTATTTGTTGATCTCAGAATAACGAGAATAGactgatgaaaagaaagaacatCCTCAGAAATATGAAGATATGTCCCATCACAGGCACTCAATATTAGTATGGCAATCATTGAAGAAGGCACAAAATTGAATTATGAGATTAAATTGCCAAAATAAGACAATTATATAATGTTTGTAATGCTGCAGCCAGAACCATACTGTAGCTCCAAAAGAGCCATAAGGAGTAAAGGTTTACCTGGggggaaaaagggggaaaaaggtGGCAAAATCATATTGCTGTACACTGATGTccttaaaaacatacaaacaaataattaaaagtgAAGTTATTGTAATATTAAGAAGAGTCTTCCCCCCAATGGCGGACAGTCCAAGGTCCTGAAGGCAGTCTTTTTAAAGTCTCTCTGACAGTTTTCCCCTTCGCTCCGTCATTCCTGGTcgttctcttcctctccctgccCAGCCAGTTTTATCTCAAGTGGTGAGCGAGCAGGGCCAGGGCCAGCGAGCAGAGCGCCAGCGCCATGCTTCCCTGTGAGGCAGCCCTGGCTCCGGATGATGAACCTCCACTCTGCACCGGATTGACCATGGGTTTGCCAGGGTTCGGTGGAGTGGAGAAGTAGATGTCCCGGTCTGTGTCGCAGGACGCAGAGTCGCAACCGCTGCCGCTCTCCTCACCTCCGCTGCCGTCCTCATCTGGACACGAGAAAGACAAGAGGGGTCAGATTTGTACAACTAGGATATCTTGTCGTAAAGAAAGTCCTACGGCTACCATCCTCACCGTTATCAATAGAGATGTCGTTGCCACTGTGCGCGGCTTTCAGCCAACTTGTCATTTCCTTCAAAACTGCGATCTGACTGCGAATCACAGTGTCTGGCTTTGTTATATCCACGTCCACGTCAGGGTTGGCCACCTGATTGGCCAGTCCATTGCCAATGACAACTGACTCGTACCTGTGTAGAACAAGCAGATGTTCAGGATGTTGGATTGTCTTGtgataaatgaaaatgagatttttacATGCACGGTACCCTTACCTGCTCTTTGCTGTTCCATTCCAGCAGTCGTCCCCAGGTGCAGTCCTCTCATCTGCACACA is a window encoding:
- the brd8b gene encoding bromodomain-containing protein 8, with translation MASGIGKHKILNVGPTEPWSVREKLCLASSVMRSGDQNWVSVSRAIKPFSEPGRPPDWFSQKHCASQYSELLEATEAPKRKRGEKGEVVETIEDVIVRRLTTERIEELKKLLRDTQEQYRKLKKEVDLIQTGHMDSQLKELWAEITVKKKQDEEEAEQKRKATETAYQARQAVKNTPKRLPSVTVRSPLGASPPTMDSQTDSSVSTPPMDTGGVASDDNSIHPVAQGVGVFLPATEAPGPGPKDGGLAALVDDSPQKRLLTQKATPPPSPLLSELLKKGNLISASPRLVADGDSTGSLTNGVQTATAATPLPPGHEVITEGEAEVKAELGEETGLVEEDLVAVSYMGDELDLETVGDIIAIIEEKVDDSVEALDAAAVEAALSLCEEAVSEGHTLPGPWETQELKASDPTPTVQDSDPTQEPQDVAAMAAPTAAGLETQNQPDTKREEQLKGNCEGPEVTGSDVTSSVASDDGATGSEVTEEGAAGKEATEATVKSEGEEWSQPEPNPPCLDSEDSSVSGKESKEVKEEEAGSEGDPEEGMELKECGEGEGPYLSEVERAASESEDGYGPASQRYTADSLASSPASSSQLSTCGEDQEAVQAQKIWKKAIMLVWRAAANHRYASVFLQPVSDDIAPGYHSIVHRPMDLSAIKKNIESGVIRTTAEFQRDIMLMFQNAVMYNSSDHDVYHMALEMQRDVLEHVQQFLATQLIMQTSESAISAKSLRGREGNRKPGEPAEKDGGTRGRRSAMEADLKMKK